One Aspergillus oryzae RIB40 DNA, chromosome 2 genomic window carries:
- the atg11 gene encoding autophagy protein ATG11 (predicted protein) has translation MARRTWAEGLTERCELIHKDIQERNERTDIINRAISVALENLKTHVGTLEHRFTEAQTWANDLLKEQHVALDGWERTFATLGNIPARKDFPFLGRPSTPTKGSDNSTGTLRDYLDTDEVHRAGSEAVDVSSRFARQVEDVEKAVGGIAADTQHLVDAAVPAGVDGVEGLLQEVETISRKIQSDYEHVLALPNNQKTLANISRLALSHTKDLLPSLLEVSAEIQTNLEEAARQYNAAVKAAFNHMRQISLIESRLADVQSQINNLNFQSDAFDVLYTVFHMPFVYGSILIESVRRREFSDKMKSDSLTLAEEMSVFQDEEQRRRKKWIKNMGDFVSMSDTTTPGIEVNLRGQEYEWPVVSRKEIEAYIEELKTKPGMASPVQELTQLYKELDAPTRLQRRRAKAFKQGSVFDLSRSSLLLRSDDMVRSLRDEKSKLEEKVKGSESRIRKLEDLLHRQSHMGRPASGNFSIDFPSSPASPHPDTLSRRSSVSSRRMSSNQSSEEKALVQRIVHLEAELAAERETVQKLQKDAHAERQSNTDKIQEVQSTKNDLIGNLEARQREFDDERRFLEGEMKKCRIRAEELEEELDRIMESREHEKQDADERIHQLELELQDAHARAEEEIQKATDLTAYTQTLKDAEESLRIRIEELEKQESERRERERESNQALQAAFMNLSPGGSVPVDTPSIVKAIEVLSEGLSIHAKNAEESSAKAVAESKELGERLSQLESEAEELRKTSEMRASELSLVKEELAQEKTRLENVASDLDDERSKFIALQSKLASGETGSDALQERVIEEERKLADLSQRLNEVEAQARKAEGEVLVWKERVEAMAETEQHAAGRVETCGTRSQELSKQLFRQVEKVEHMLEQLGFTVVRQNGDIVVQRSSKVTALSSTAESLSQSGVVSVRPDPTLLDWMHADTSQEETDRFMAFMESLYQFDVDIFSDAIVKRVKDIEVLARKWQKEARGYRDKYHRTQSEAHDKIAYRSFKEGDLALFLPTRNQAIRSWAAFNVGAPHYFLREQDVHKLHTRDWLLARITKIEERVVDLSKSMNGANPDRRSIGEASDGTSFDDENPFELSDGLRWYLLDAMEEKPGAPATPGLGKSTVAPAHVDARGSIRLKRTSAGGNVARTLSKSLDSRRNSSNSKKGPATPSQRGNDSTTDLARQADADSTTATAGSQPREAAPTSEEVRRDQLQGP, from the coding sequence ATGGCTAGACGTACGTGGGCCGAGGGCTTGACGGAACGTTGCGAGTTAATTCATAAGGATATACAAGAGCGTAATGAGCGGACGGATATTATAAATCGCGCTATCAGTGTAGCTCTTGAGAACCTGAAGACTCATGTGGGAACCTTGGAACATCGGTTCACGGAAGCACAGACGTGGGCGAATGATCTTTTGAAGGAACAACACGTAGCGCTTGATGGATGGGAACGAACCTTTGCGACATTGGGAAACATCCCAGCTCGAAAGGACTTCCCCTTCCTAGGACGCCcgtcaaccccaacaaagGGCTCGGATAACTCAACTGGAACGCTACGTGATTATTTAGACACAGATGAAGTGCATAGAGCTGGGTCAGAGGCAGTGGATGTATCCTCGCGCTTTGCTCGAcaggttgaagatgtggagaaggctGTTGGCGGGATTGCTGCTGACACTCAGCACTTGGTGGATGCTGCGGTCCCTGCAGGCgtggatggtgttgagggcCTATTACAGGAAGTGGAAACAATATCTAGGAAGATACAATCCGACTATGAACATGTTTTGGCTCTGCCCAATAATCAGAAAACGCTGGCCAACATTTCTAGACTTGCGCTGAGCCATACCAAGGACCTCCTACCATCGCTATTGGAAGTTAGTGCCGAGATTCAGACCAATTTGGAGGAAGCCGCTAGGCAATATAATGCCGCAGTGAAAGCTGCTTTCAATCACATGCGACAGATATCTTTGATTGAGTCACGCCTTGCCGATGTGCAGTCTCAAATAAACAATTTGAATTTCCAAAGCGATGCATTCGATGTCCTCTACACGGTTTTCCACATGCCGTTTGTTTATGGGTCTATCTTGATTGAGTCTGTTCGACGTCGTGAGTTCAGTGACAAGATGAAGAGCGACTCCCTAACTTTAGCGGAAGAGATGTCTGTATttcaggatgaagagcaacGCCGGAGGAAAAAATGGATCAAGAACATGGGTGATTTCGTTTCTATGTCCGACACAACTACACCAGGGATCGAAGTCAATCTACGAGGCCAGGAGTATGAGTGGCCCGTAGTCAGTAGAAAGGAGATCGAAGCGTACATTGAGGAGCTGAAGACTAAACCTGGTATGGCCAGTCCAGTCCAAGAGCTGACACAACTCTATAAAGAGTTAGATGCTCCTACCCGCCTACAACGCCGCAGGGCAAAGGCCTTCAAGCAAGGCAGTGTCTTTGACCTTAGCCGAAGCTCTCTTTTACTTCGCAGCGATGACATGGTCCGGAGCTTGAGGGACGAAAAGTCTAAATTAGAAGAAAAAGTTAAAGGCTCTGAAAGCCGTATTCGGAAGCTCGAAGACCTGCTACATCGCCAGAGCCATATGGGGAGGCCGGCTAGTGGAAATTTCTCAATCGACTTTCCTAGCTCTCCAGCATCGCCTCATCCTGATACGCTTTCAAGAAGGTCTTCTGTTTCATCAAGACGGATGTCCTCGAACCAATCttcagaagagaaggcgcTAGTGCAGCGAATTGTTCACCTAGAAGCCGAGTTGGCAGCAGAACGAGAGACAGTTCAAAAGCTGCAAAAGGACGCGCACGCGGAGCGCCAATCCAACACTGACAAAATACAAGAAGTGCAGTCCACGAAGAATGACTTGATAGGAAATCTTGAAGCCCGGCAGCGGGAGTTTGATGATGAACGGAGGTTCCTCGAAGGTGAGATGAAAAAGTGTAGGATACGGGCTGAAGAGCTcgaggaggagttggataGAATAATGGAGAGCCGAGAGCATGAGAAACAGGACGCCGATGAGCGGATCCACCAGCTTGAGCTAGAACTACAAGATGCTCATGCTCgtgctgaagaagagatacagaAGGCGACCGACCTAACTGCATACACGCAGACCCTTAAAGATGCGGAAGAGAGTCTCCGTATTCGgatcgaagaacttgagAAGCAAGAATCCGAAAGAAGAGAGCGTGAGCGAGAAAGCAATCAGGCCCTACAAGCTGCTTTCATGAACCTATCACCCGGGGGCTCAGTTCCAGTGGACACCCCTAGCATCGTCAAAGCTATCGAAGTACTTTCTGAAGGGCTGTCAATTCATGCTAAGAATGCAGAAGAAAGTTCTGCCAAAGCTGTAGCCGAAAGTAAGGAGCTTGGAGAACGCCTAAGCCAGCTTGAGTCGGAAGCCGAGGAGTTAAGAAAGACTTCAGAAATGCGCGCTTCAGAACTGTCCCTAGTAAAAGAGGAACTTGCACAGGAGAAAACGAGATTGGAAAATGTTGCATCTGACTTGGATGATGAACGCTCCAAATTTATTGCCCTGCAGTCTAAGTTGGCCTCCGGTGAGACAGGGTCCGACGCTCTTCAAGAACGCGTCATAGAGGAAGAACGAAAACTGGCGGACCTTTCCCAGAGATTAAACGAAGTAGAGGCTCAGGCTCGAAAGGCCGAGGGTGAGGTCCTTGTTTGGAAGGAGAGGGTGGAAGCCATGGCTGAAACAGAGCAGCACGCTGCTGGTAGAGTTGAGACTTGCGGGACTAGATCTCAAGAGCTTTCAAAGCAGCTATTCAGACAAGTTGAAAAGGTGGAGCATATGCTGGAGCAATTAGGTTTCACCGTCGTCCGGCAAAAtggagatattgttgtcCAAAGGTCTTCTAAGGTTACTGCCCTCTCAAGTACTGCAGAATCCCTCAGCCAGTCTGGAGTGGTATCGGTACGGCCAGACCCGACCCTTCTTGACTGGATGCACGCCGATACCTCCCAAGAGGAAACCGACAGGTTTATGGCTTTCATGGAATCACTATATCAGTTCGATGTTGATATATTCAGCGATGCTATTGTCAAGCGCGTTAAGGACATTGAGGTACTTGCTCGCAAATGGCAGAAGGAGGCGAGGGGATACAGAGATAAATACCATCGGACTCAGAGTGAAGCTCATGATAAGATTGCCTACCGGTCCTTCAAGGAAGGGGATCTCGCCTTGTTTTTGCCAACGAGAAACCAGGCCATCCGATCATGGGCTGCTTTCAATGTCGGGGCACCGCACTACTTCTTGCGCGAGCAAGATGTTCACAAACTCCATACTCGGGATTGGCTGCTTGCTCGGATCACGAAGATTGAAGAAAGAGTCGTGGATCTTTCGAAATCCATGAATGGTGCTAATCCAGATCGTCGGTCAATCGGAGAGGCTAGTGATGGCACTTCCttcgatgatgagaatccTTTTGAATTGTCTGATGGCCTTCGCTGGTACCTTCTAGATGCCATGGAGGAAAAGCCCGGCGCACCAGCCACGCCAGGTTTAGGCAAAAGTACTGTTGCGCCAGCACATGTAGACGCGCGGGGCAGTATCCGATTGAAACGCACGAGTGCCGGAGGCAATGTTGCCCGAACTTTAAGCAAGAGCCTGGATAGTCGACGTAACAGTTCTAATTCTAAGAAAGGTCCAGCAACACCGTCACAACGTGGCAACGATTCAACAACTGATCTTGCCCGACAAGCTGACGCCGACTCGACAACTGCAACTGCAGGCTCACAGCCACGGGAGGCAGCCCCTACTTCAGAAGAGGTTCGCCGCGACCAGCTCCAGGGCCCGTGA